The genomic stretch GACGTGTTCAGCGCTACTGAGACCAGTCTATGGTACGACTTTCTGCCTGATCAGGGCGCGGGGCTGTGTGGCAGCGATGGACGGGCGCGCAGGGCCACCCAGCGCCTGAGTGTGTTGCTGTGCGCCAACGCCGACGGCAGCGAAAAGCTGCCCCCGCTGGTGGCTGGCAAGTCAGCCAAGCCCCGTGCAGGCCAAGCCGGCCTGCCCTGCGACTACACCGCCAACTCTAAGGGTGGTGTCACCACCCAGGCCCTGGCCAAGTACCTGAAGGCCCTAGACACCCGCATGGCAGCAGAGTCTCGCCGAGTCCTGCTACTTGCCGGCCGCCTGGCTGCCCAGTCCCTGGATACCTCGGGCCTGCGTCATGTGCAGCTGGCCTTCTTCCCTCCGGGCACCGTGCAGCCGCTGGAGCGGGGAGTGGTCCAACAGGTGAAGGGCCACTACCGCCAGGCTATGCTGCTCAAGGCCATGGCTGCGCTAGAGGGCCAAGATCGTTCTGCCCTGCAGCTGGGTCTTATGGAGGCCCTGCACTTTGTGGCTGCAGCATGGCAGGCGGTGGAGCCTTCGGACATAGCTGCCTGCTTTCGTGAGGCTGGCTTCGGGGGTGGCCCAAATGCTACCATCACCACTGCCCTCAAGAgcgagggggaggaagaggaggaggaggaagaagaagaggaggaagaggaagaggagggagaaggggaggaggaggaggaggaagaaggagaggaagaggaggaaggaggggaaggagaggagttgggagaggaagaggaggtggaagaggagggtGATGTTGATGACagtgatgaagaggaggaggaagaggaggaggagagctcCTCTGAGGGCTTGGAGGCGGAGGACTGGGCCCGGGGGGTAGTGGAGGCCGGCGGCAGCTTTGGAGGATATGGTGCCCAGGAGGAGGCCCAGTGCCCTACCCTCCATTTCCTGGAAGGTGAGGAGGACTCTGAATCGgacagtgaggaagaggaggatgatgacgatgatgacgaCGACGACGATGAAGatgatgaggatgaggaggaggacgGTGATGAGTTGCCTGTGCCCAGCTTCGGGGAGGCCATGGCTTACTTCGCTATGGTAAAGCGGTACCTGACGTCCTTCCCCATTGATGATCGTGTGCAGAGCCACATTCTGCACTTGGAACATGACCTGGTCCATGTGACCAGAAAGAACCACGCCAGGCAGGCAGGAGTTCGGGGTCTTGGACATCAAAGCTGAGCCATTGGGCCTAGCCATACCCTCGACCCAGATGTAGCAGCACCAGCCCAGGGCAAAGGACTCTGGGCAGGTGCTGTGGATGGAGCCAGAGTGGGAAGCCCCAGATCCTTTAGTGATGTTCACCAGGCCCTGTGAACAAGCCCAGTCACCTTGGCAGGGTCCATCCAGGCTTAGGGTCAGCCTCACTGCCTGCTTATTGCCTCTTTCTCAGAGTCCTATTTCCTCCCCATTTGCCCCTGGGCTTGGGGGACCAGGTGGGGAGCTGTCTGGTGCTACCACACCATGCCATCAGTGGACTAGGCCACAGCAGCCTCCAGGGATGGGCCCTGGAAGCTCCCGGCCAGAGAGTGCCTCTCCCCTCTGCCGTCTATACCAGGTTTTGGTGGGGGGGACCCCAAAGCCATTCTGGGAAGGGCTTCATAGGAAGGTCCAGCCTAGGCCCCCACAAGGCTGGCAGCCCCCCATTCCTGCCCCCAGACCACCTCCAGAAGCACAGTCTAACTCACTGCAGGCTTTCtagcctgcctctgcctgctttcCCACCCCTGATCCCTTTCTTTCGCCCAGCCCATGTTACTTTGGCCCTTGGTTTTCTTTCCTGATTGGAGGTTCCCAAGAGACCCTCTAGGGGAGTGAAAATGGGTGTTTGTTTCCCTTGTGGGCATCTGCAGGCCCTGTGCCTCTCCTTCTCTGGCAGGGTCCTATTctgggcagggggcctggggctgggcccagagTCCAGCTGTCCAGCTGCTCCTTTCCCAGTCTGAATTCAATAAATCTGTCCACCCCCCCTTTTGTGAGGGTGAACGTTTTAACAGCCAAGGGTGCATCCTTCATAGTCTGGGCTTGCGTCTGTCGGGGACATGTCCTTTCCCGGTTCCCTTTGGTCCTCGCTTTGGTGGGATATGAAAGCAAGtgttgagagagtggccacagcCTAGGCCCTATCTAGGATGAGGGGCCACCTCCATGACTAAAAGCTATCTAGACTTGGGGAGGTAGGTGTCTGCAGTGTACCTGCCTGGGTGTGGATGGGTTTGAGGAAGCCAGGACTTGCACTGCTTTGGGGTTAGAGAGAAGCTTGGGGTCAGTTGactgggacaggagggagggagccaaCTGTCTGTTGGGCTAAATTAAATTATAGGCACCTGGGAACTAGGCTTATCAAGGCTCGTTAATGAAGGTCCTTGCAGGAGTGAGGATcgagaggcagaaagaaaggaatgttAGGGCATCCCTTGGTTTACCCTTGGGTGCTTTGAGAGGAAGTCCTTTAGGCCTTTCAGTGATTGGCATCTCCAAGCCTAGTGGCTATCAGTGGGGACAGTGGCAGGAGAAAGATGGTATTACTGGGAAGAGATTGCACCTCCAAGAGCCTGAAGATGAATTAGCAACTCCATTTGTGGTGCCGTCCAGGGGGGCCCCCAGTCCAAAGATGAAGACAGGCCCCTCACCGATCCTACCCCCTTTCTCCTTTTAGGCCAGCCCTGGCTTCCTGGTCCTCCAGCACTGAGACCTTCAAGCCCCAGTGGTTCCAGCCAGGGGAGAGCCCCAAACCGGTTTTCCCACCTTGACTAGGGCTGGCACATCACCCCAGTggttccctcctccccacctccttctacttcctctctcctccctggaatgttaaggggtggggggtggtatcCAGGTAATCTTTTGTCTCTTGCCCGCCCTGGGTGTGGTCCCTTTTAGAAAGGCAAGGGCagaacatgtgattttttttaatgtagtgattttatttttttaaagatttcatttatttttagataggggaagggagagaaacatccatgttgtttgcctctcgtgcaccccgaactggggacctggcccgcaacccaggcatgtgtcctaggctgggaatcaaaccggtgaccctttggttcgcaggctagcactcaatccactgagccataccagccagggctgatttaaattttttcaagattgtattcatttatttttagagagagaggaagggaaggagaaaaagaggaagaaacattgaatggttgcctcttgtccaCCTCTGGGTCAGGGActgaaactgcaacccaggcacgtgccctgatctGGAATTGAACCTGGTGACCTTTTTGGTTTtcggaatgacacccaaccaactgagccatgctggtcagggctaattcagtgattttagggagagagaagggagggagagagaaatatctatttgtttcacatacttatgcattcattggttgattctggtttgtgccctggccagggattgaaccttcgaccttggcatattgagatgACTCTAATCAActtgcctggccagggccattatATATGACTTTAAAAGAAAGGATGGGGTCACCGTCCCACCCTTGGCTTTCTGTACTCCTGGCACACCGGAATGTCCTGTAGGCCTTGAAGCCTTCAAGACTTAAGTGACAGCAAAAAGTAATAGGGATTCCCCTTACTATCACCCTCTCATCCCTATCTGTGCCCTGGAGAGGAGACCAGAAAGTCCTGAGGAAGCCCAGCCTACCTCCTGGCCTGCTCTGGAATAAGGAGGTAGGAGCAGTAGCCTTCTCCCCGGGTGCCCCTGGTCAACCCAAGTCTCACCTCAAATAACAAGGCAAATCCCTTCCGTTTGTTTCCTGCTTACAAGAACACCTTTTGCTGCAACTGAGATCATCTTGTTATCCGTTACACCAACAGATGTTAATAGGGCTTCGCCACATGTCAGGCGCTGTGCGCTGTGCTAAGCACGTTAGATGCTCATGAAGCCCCTATAAGTAAAACCATGAGAAAACAGGTACAGAGAGGTCCGGTAATGTGCCTGAAGCTACACCACTAGTGTGGAAGCAAGGGTCTTCCCAGGGTGACCCTAGAAGTGGCCCTTTACTAAGGAAGGACCCATCTTCCTAATCCTCCTAAATGTAGTCCTCTTGAAATGGAACTGGTTACCAAAATCAATCTCTAGTCCATGGAAGTGTAGAAGAATAGCTTTTTGGAGGGAAATGAGGGGTGTGGAAGTGCACACAGAAGTTCTTACAGCTCTTACCCCTATAAGCACCTCCTGTTCCAGCAGTCCCCACACAGGTCCTGTGTAAATATCATTCTCCTCCCCATTACCCCATTGGGACAAATAGATGAGACCTATCCGCATTTCACAAAGGGGGTAAGAGGGTTAATGAGTTAAAAGACAAGCCCAAGGCACTGGCCTTGAGCTGTGATATCCCTGGGAGTCTGGGTTACATATTACATGCCCCACATAACAATGCTGGGAAGGGGGGCGTGGTGATGGGCCTATGAGCTCAGAGCTTAGTGGAGGGACCCAGCGAGGAGGCACTATTACTCAGTCCAGGTAGGAAGTAGCGGGTCCCGGTGCGGGATCCCGGACCGGAGAAGCTGGTCCAGGGGTTCTGGAGGCCCGGCTGGCTTTGTGAGGGAGTGGCTGGTCAGCAGGGCGCGTGGGCGAAAAAGATTTCTTCCTGGGAGGCGGGGAAGACAAGGCCACCTATATCGCCTTTTCAAATCTGGGGCCTGAGAAGATGTAACGGGGTaaactacaactcccagaagCGTCTGCTCCCCGAAGACTAGGACGGTTGTCATGGTTTCAGAAAACAATATGGCCGCTCCCAGCTGGGAGGGGAGTCTCCGCGTTGAAGAGACTGAGGCGAATCTGGGCAGCCGCAGCGGCAAGGTAGGAGGCGCCTGAGCGGTCGAGAGTTTGAGGCTGGACGCTGTACGGCTGGAACTACTTGCCTTTGCCGAGGGCGCCCATGGCGGGCAGCGTGGACGAGGAGGCGCTGCACCAGCTGTACCTGTGGGTAGACAACATCCCTCTGTCCCGGCCAAAGCGAAATCTCTCCCGGGACTTCAGTGACGGAGGTGTGCGCCTGTGTGTGTCCCCATGTTCTgtcttatatgtgtgtgtgctagGGGGACTTTGTGCAAACACGCCTTTATGCTTGTGTGCCTGTGGGGTGTGTATGTTTGGGGGGGATGTCTGTCTCCTAGGACTTCAGTTGTAGGAGTGTGTCTGAGTGTGGGAGTCTGTGACTCTCCCTGGGACTTAAGGACTAAGACGTATatcaatgtatgtatttttgcatctgtgtgtgtgtgcattcacaTTGCTATATTCCGTATGTTTGTCTATGGGagtctgaatgtgtgtgtgttcatatgtaTATTGACATATCCTGTCCCGTATGTATGTAGGGGGGTCTTGTGTGAATATGTGTTGCTTTGTGACTGTGTAGGTGTCTGTGTTTCTAAGACTATCTCCTGGGATTTTATGTGTGACTCTtatgtgcttgtgtgtgtatgtgcttgtGTTTTATGTTGGTGACTGTCTTGGAACTCCAGTGATGgaagtatgtgtatgtgttcgtccatctttgtgtgtctgtgtgtgctatatacatatacatgtctGGGCATGTGTACATCCTGTGTGCCTACCCAGTCTGTCCAATGTGCATATCTTTAgaggaatctttttaaaaatttatttatttatttttaggggaagggagggaggaagagagggagagaaacatcatgtatGAGAGACAGGTCAATGTGTTGCCTTTCTCGTGCCCCCATTGGGGGACccggcccacgacccaggcatgtcccctgactgggaatcgatccagtgaccctttggttcacaggccagcgctcaatccactgagccacaccagcctgggctagaGGGATCTTATTACATTGTCTGTTTGCGTGAGTCTATGACTTTCTCCTGGGACTTTGGTGTTGCAGTGTGTATATGTGCCCATATAAATGCCTAGAGTGGGGCCCCAGGATCTTAAAGGGCTCCCTTGGGGATTCATTCTCTATTAGAGCACCAGAGACCACCGTTTTCAAATGCCCTGAGTTAACAGGGAGGGGATACAGCCCCTCTGGGGTATGCCGGAGGCAGTCTCCAGCAGATCACTGATCTCTCTTCCTTgactccccgcccccaacccatTCTctaccacccctccctccctatcACCCTTCCTCTTTCCACATTTCCACCTCTCCACCTTTCTGCACCCCTggttctcccaccccacccacttcttctcccttccccctcccctatcCCCCCATCTCCCGTGtctcctcctgctcccactcCCTCAGTCCTGGTTGCAGAAGTCATCAAGTTTTACTTTCCCAAGATGGTGGAGATGCACAATTATGTCCCTGCCAATTCTCTCCAGCAGAAGCTCAGCAACTGGGGTCACCTGAACAGGTAGCAGAATATCTGGTTGCACTAACAGGATCTCCAGCCCCGACCCTGGGCTCCCAGGAAGCTCTGCTTCAGCTGCTCCACTTCGTATGGTCTCCACAGCCCAGGCCGGGATTGTGCTGatagcagggtggggaggggcagtgccACCAGAATTGTCTGGGAACAAAAATCAAGGGACTCTTTTATTGGGGAGGTGACAAGATAACTTGGGACAACCAAGAACAGGGCTCAGATGTACCCTTCCATTCCTTCAGGGCTGCACACTTAGCATAGCAACTGTTGcaccccctttttcctccttcccacttcATTTCCTAAGGACCTAGTTGGCCATGCCCCTGTCTACCCTCCAGGAAGGTGCTGAACAAGCTGAACTTCTCAGTACCGGAGGATGTGATGCGCAAGATCGCGCAATGCACCCCAGGAGTGGTGGAGTTGGTGCTCATTCCGCTGAGACAGCGCCTGGAAGAGAGGCGGAGGAACAGGAAGCAGGGCTCCGGCTCCTTACAGGTGCCACCCTACTCAGGCTTCTCCCACTGCTCTGGGGCAGCTTTCCAGGCTGCAGAAAGCCCCCACCTTGGTGACAAGTGTGGAAGAGGGTGCCTGCTTACAGGGAGCCTGACCTGGGGGACAGTGGAAGGGACATAGGGCTACTTGGGGATGGGCGAGTGTGAACTCACAGTGGATCCCTGGGCGTTCTTTTAGGAGCTGGCTCCCCAGGATGGCACTGGCTACATGGATGTGGGTAAAGTGGCTTTtacttttcctccctcccaggaggaacttttctcctgtatttcttccctatggggggaggttggaggggaagacaggaagaaaggacTCCAAAAGGGTTACTCCACCACTTACCTCTTCTCAGGTTTGTCTCAGAAGGCCCAAGGGGAAGGTGTCCCAGATCCCCAGGGAGGGGGGCAGCTCAGGTAAGGAAGCTGGGAGTTCCTGACCTTACCAGTCCAGGTAATGTCCCTGCAGAGGGCTGGGATGCTCCTGGGAAGGTAGGGAAAGTAGGAacggggagaagggaggagaggtggcctggCCAAGGGGTACTGGaagggtgagggtggggcccaAAGTCCAGACCTCTGCTAAACTGCTTTCaaccccagggtggggcagctgCCAGTGCCCCGGCCTCCCGGGTATAGCCAGGTGCTGCAT from Desmodus rotundus isolate HL8 unplaced genomic scaffold, HLdesRot8A.1 manual_scaffold_224, whole genome shotgun sequence encodes the following:
- the SPEF1 gene encoding sperm flagellar protein 1; its protein translation is MAGSVDEEALHQLYLWVDNIPLSRPKRNLSRDFSDGVLVAEVIKFYFPKMVEMHNYVPANSLQQKLSNWGHLNRKVLNKLNFSVPEDVMRKIAQCTPGVVELVLIPLRQRLEERRRNRKQGSGSLQELAPQDGTGYMDVGLSQKAQGEGVPDPQGGGQLRVGQLPVPRPPGYSQVLHGDPRVILQIAEKEQELLASQETVQVLQMKVRRLEHLLQLKNVRIDDLSRRLQQAERKQQRL
- the CENPB gene encoding major centromere autoantigen B; translation: MGPKRRQLTFREKSRIIQEVEENPNLRKGEIARRFNIPPSTLSTILKNKRAILASERKYGVASTCRKTNKLSPYDKLEGLLIAWFQQIRAAGLPVKGIILKEKALRIAEELGMDDFTASNGWLDRFRRRHGVVSCSGVARPRSRTTAPRAPAAPSGPPAVPSEGSGGGTTGWRAREEQPPSVAEGYASQDVFSATETSLWYDFLPDQGAGLCGSDGRARRATQRLSVLLCANADGSEKLPPLVAGKSAKPRAGQAGLPCDYTANSKGGVTTQALAKYLKALDTRMAAESRRVLLLAGRLAAQSLDTSGLRHVQLAFFPPGTVQPLERGVVQQVKGHYRQAMLLKAMAALEGQDRSALQLGLMEALHFVAAAWQAVEPSDIAACFREAGFGGGPNATITTALKSEGEEEEEEEEEEEEEEEEGEGEEEEEEEGEEEEEGGEGEELGEEEEVEEEGDVDDSDEEEEEEEEESSSEGLEAEDWARGVVEAGGSFGGYGAQEEAQCPTLHFLEGEEDSESDSEEEEDDDDDDDDDDEDDEDEEEDGDELPVPSFGEAMAYFAMVKRYLTSFPIDDRVQSHILHLEHDLVHVTRKNHARQAGVRGLGHQS